Below is a genomic region from Helicobacter pylori.
ACGCCTTTCACCGCCTTTAGTGAGTTCATCAGGTTTTAACAAATCTTTTTTATCCCAATTGCGTAAGGTTTGGATAGTTACACTAAAAGCTTACTCGCTTGACCGATGGATAGCATTCTTTTATTCATGCGAGCAGTATAACACAAAACTTAATAACCTATACAAAAATTATAGTGTTTTATGGATTATTATAGTATTTTAGTTGCTGTTTGTAGCCCCACGCATTCCAAACAAAAAACCTCTCTAATCCTAAATGTTAATGATACAGACTGCCCACAACCTAACTCTAACAACACAAGCCTTGACTAACCATTCCTTCCACAACTAACATGTCATTGATAGGTAATTCTTATTTTTCTTTTATTTTGATTTTTGTTCTTTTCCTTAAAAATTAAATCTAGCAAACTACCCTTATGGCTCTTACAATCAGTTTATCCCTTTTAATGATAGAGTTTTTTCTTTTTTTAACTTTTTCTTTTTTTTTGCAAATTCCTATCTACATGATTTAATGATATTTTTAAAAAAAAGAAAAACGCCCATGTCATGAAATTACATGATATTTGCTAATAACATGTTTATTAAGATAAGGTAATAAGGTGTCCCCTTCTTTCCCTTAATACAAATTATACTTATGCGGAACTTAAGTTCCGCTTTTATATCTAATACCCATAAACACGAACTTCATAATCTTAAAAAGTGCTTAAAGCTAACTTTCAAGAGCTATTTAATAGTTGCTAAATTTAATTTTTATATTTAGTAGGCAATGCAAATAACCATGTATTTGATTATTGATTTTTAAGGGGGCGGAATTTTGTTTTTATGTTTTAGTTAAAAGCGGAACTTTTTAAAAACTAAGATTTAAAGGCGGAACTTAATAACTCTAATGGATAATGTGGAATTGTTAAAAATACCGCTTTTAGAACCTAACAAACTAAAAAAATATAAAACTCTCATTCTTTAAGATTTATTTTTACATTTTAATAAGGGAGCAATATGCTAAATAACAAACTCACCAAATCTCAGAGAGAACTCTTTTGTAATCTTAAAGCCTTTTTATACACTAAGGTTAAAAACTTCACGCCTATTCAAGATGTGAATGATATGGCTTTGATATTAAACACACAAGATAAAATCTTAAAATGCTACAATATAGAGCAATTAAAACAACTCTGTCATATTCTTTACAATCAAGGTATCAAACACACCATAATAATGCAAGGCCTGTTTTTATTCTTTGACTATTTTAAGGATAATCTCAAATTAAGAAGTTTTAGAATGCTTAGCGAAGAGCAAGTCATTAACTTTCTTTTTGAACTCGCTCAAAATAGAAAGCTAAGCTCTATGGCTAAATATGTGATGTATTTAAGACAATTCTTTGATTACTTGGATAGGAAAAAGCATTATAGCTTTGATTTTGCTCTTAAAAACCTAGCCTTTGCTAAAACCAAAGAAAGTCTGCCTAGACATTTAAACTACAAGGATTTAAAGGCATTCTTAAAAACACTCTTAGAGTATAGTCCAGCCACAAGTTTTGAAAAGCGTAATAAGTGTATTCTACTCATTGTAATACTTGGGGGGCTTAGAAAATGCGAAGTATTAAACATAGAATTAAAACACATTCAAGTAGAAGAGCAAAACTACTCTATTTTAATTCAAGGCAAAGGTAGAAAAGAAAGAAAAGCTTATATTAAAAAGAGTTTGTTAGAACCAAGCTTGAATGCTTGGCTTAGTGATGAGTATAGACTAAAATATTTTAATGGGGCATATCTTTTTAAAAAAGACAAACAAAAAGCACAAAATTCTTTAACGCTTTATAACTTTATCCCCTTAATCTTTAAACTAGCTCAAATCAAACACTATAAGCAATATGGCACAGGCTTACATCTATTTAGGCATAGTTTTGCAACACTCATTTATCAAGAAACCCAAGACTTAGTTTTAACTTCAAGGGCGTTAGGGCATAGCTCCTTACTCTCTACTAAGATTTATATTCATACCACACAAGAGCATAACAAGAAAGTGGCTCTTGTATTTGATAGTTTGATAGAGAATAAGAAGTAAGGGGGTTAAAATTGATTAGTTAGTTTAGTTAATCTAAGTAATCTAATTAGAATAAATAGTATAATATTAGATAGTTTCATTTAACTATTTAATGTTTCATTGCCAATTAAAAACAATTAGGTTTTATAAAGGTCATTAAAATTATTGAGATTTTATAGAATTAGTTTAAGTTGTAAAATACTCTAAAAATAATGTAATTATAGCTTGTTATTATTCATTAAGAAAATATTTAACAAACAATGCAAATAACTAAATTCTATTCAATACTGATAAAATAACTAAGCACTATCAAATACTTTCTTAATGATATTATTTATCGCCTACGCTTAGGTGTGGGAGTGTATTCACTGGAATTGTCTAAATTATCGGTATTGTCATAAGGGTTTGAGTGAGCTTGTTTGTGTTGTAAGGATAACTCAATAGCTCTAGTGTGTGCTACATCTATAATCTTTGATTTTCTTTCATCAAGCATTGTATGTAAAAATTCTTTGTGTATTTCGCTCATAAAGGGTGTGTTATCAATAATTGAATGGATTTTATTCATATCTATGCGTGGGTATATCCTAAGTAGTGCATCAAGGCAATCTTTATTATTGGTTTGAGTTAAGAAATCATAGTAGTTAATTTTTTTATCGTTGTCATCTTTTAAGATAGATTGGGGGAAATTATAAATCCTTGCATTGAGTTCATCAATATTACTTAAAACTTTTTGGCATACCACATCATCAGCTTGGGGGTATAGACAAGAGCCACAATCAAAAATGGGAGCTATTTGATATTCTTTTGAATTTGAGACTCTTAAGAACCCCCAATTACCATTATGTCTATCAAAATTACCTAGCAATGTATCTGCTACAAACATATCCCAAAAGAAACATTTTAAAACTTTTGGCTCAATAAAATGCTGGTTATCTATGGCATAAAGCACATCATTCAAATTAGTGTCTTTGCCTGATTTTTCTAATTCAATCATAGTATTTTTTAGACTTAGAAAATCTACAAGCTCGTATTGATGGGTGGTAAAATCTTTACAAGCAACCACGATTTTATTTTTATAAGTGCCTAGCAATGTTTCTTGAACCTTTAAGCCTAAGCTATTGACTATATGACATGCTACATATTCACTAAAACAACCATTGGTATAGGACATTTCTTTATGTGTAGAAGGCTTAGGGGGGAATTTGACCATGTAGAGTTCATTATTATAAAATAAGCTAATTTTATTTCCATTTACTCCCCCAAAACCTTTTTTAGGGTTAATCTCACAAAAAGTAAAATCAATGGTTGGCATAAGCTGTCCTTTTATTATTAGTAATGGATTATTAGATAAATTATAACACAAACATAAGCTATAAGAGATTATTATTATTTGTTAAGAATATATTTAATCAATAATTCAAATAATCAAAACTAACTTAATACTGATAAAATAACTAAATACTTGATTATTATTGATATATTTTTAAAACTTTATGTTATAACGATGAGTGAGATTATTAAGTTTCAATTAAAAGGAATAAAAATGATTAGATTAAAAGGTTTGAATAAGATTTTAAGGATAGGGTTATTAGCTGGAGCGTTGCTAGGTATTGCTGCTCCCTTAATGGCGAAACCTTTATTCACAGATACTGAGTTAGCTAAGCGTGTTTCAGTCTATAACAAAGTCCTTAATAATGAAGATATATTAGCTTGTAATCGTAGCGTTGATAGCACTAAATATTTTTCTGCTGGGTGGGATTATAAACAAAAAATTCCTAGCGAATGGAAAAAAGAATTTCAACAATGTGTTTTAGATAAAGTGCAACAAAAAATAGATACAAAAATTAAAGCAACTGAAAAAGAACGCAAAGAAAAAATCGCAAAAGAGAACAAAGAAATTATGCAAAAAGCTAAAGAAAATGCCAAAAAAGTAATGGAAAAATTTATAGCATTTGAGATAAAAGAAAAGTCTAATTATGTTTCAAATGAAAAGCAATTAAGAATGATAATTGATAGGGCATATGAAACAGGGATTTCTAGATGGCTTGATGATTTGCATAGAAAATATGGGTATAAAAATACAGAAGAGACTATTGAAGCACTTGGTTTTAGTGAATATGGCGAAGAAGCAAAAATCATAAGATATGGCGTGGAAAAC
It encodes:
- a CDS encoding tyrosine-type recombinase/integrase; this encodes MLNNKLTKSQRELFCNLKAFLYTKVKNFTPIQDVNDMALILNTQDKILKCYNIEQLKQLCHILYNQGIKHTIIMQGLFLFFDYFKDNLKLRSFRMLSEEQVINFLFELAQNRKLSSMAKYVMYLRQFFDYLDRKKHYSFDFALKNLAFAKTKESLPRHLNYKDLKAFLKTLLEYSPATSFEKRNKCILLIVILGGLRKCEVLNIELKHIQVEEQNYSILIQGKGRKERKAYIKKSLLEPSLNAWLSDEYRLKYFNGAYLFKKDKQKAQNSLTLYNFIPLIFKLAQIKHYKQYGTGLHLFRHSFATLIYQETQDLVLTSRALGHSSLLSTKIYIHTTQEHNKKVALVFDSLIENKK
- the ctkA gene encoding serine/threonine-protein kinase CtkA, producing the protein MPTIDFTFCEINPKKGFGGVNGNKISLFYNNELYMVKFPPKPSTHKEMSYTNGCFSEYVACHIVNSLGLKVQETLLGTYKNKIVVACKDFTTHQYELVDFLSLKNTMIELEKSGKDTNLNDVLYAIDNQHFIEPKVLKCFFWDMFVADTLLGNFDRHNGNWGFLRVSNSKEYQIAPIFDCGSCLYPQADDVVCQKVLSNIDELNARIYNFPQSILKDDNDKKINYYDFLTQTNNKDCLDALLRIYPRIDMNKIHSIIDNTPFMSEIHKEFLHTMLDERKSKIIDVAHTRAIELSLQHKQAHSNPYDNTDNLDNSSEYTPTPKRRR